In Erythrobacter litoralis HTCC2594, a single genomic region encodes these proteins:
- a CDS encoding adenine phosphoribosyltransferase translates to MTVEELKALIRTVPDFPAPGIQFRDITTLLAHGEGLAATMRHLGEAARLAGAEAIAGMEARGFIFGAGVAVELGLGFLPIRKPGKLPASTIGVDYDLEYGTDRLEIDPGAVEAGQKVVIVDDLIATGGTALAAAKLLRQAGAEVGQALFVIDLPELGGAQRLRDTGITVDSLMAFDGH, encoded by the coding sequence ATGACGGTCGAGGAACTGAAGGCGCTGATCCGGACCGTGCCGGACTTTCCCGCGCCCGGTATCCAGTTCCGCGACATCACGACCCTGCTGGCACATGGCGAAGGCCTCGCTGCGACCATGCGGCACCTGGGCGAGGCCGCGCGTCTGGCCGGGGCGGAAGCGATCGCCGGCATGGAGGCGCGTGGTTTCATCTTCGGTGCCGGCGTGGCGGTCGAACTCGGTCTTGGTTTCCTGCCGATCCGCAAGCCGGGCAAACTGCCGGCCAGCACGATCGGTGTCGATTACGATCTCGAATACGGCACCGACCGGCTGGAGATCGATCCCGGCGCTGTCGAGGCGGGCCAGAAGGTCGTCATCGTCGACGATCTCATCGCCACCGGAGGCACGGCACTGGCGGCAGCGAAGCTGTTGCGGCAGGCGGGAGCGGAGGTCGGGCAGGCGCTTTTCGTGATCGACCTCCCGGAACTCGGCGGAGCGCAGCGCCTGCGCGACACGGGCATCACGGTCGATTCGCTGATGGCTTTTGACGGGCATTGA
- a CDS encoding cation:proton antiporter, with protein sequence MESQALMIATIGVLGIGAQWIAWRTGWPAIVLMLLAGFIAGPVLGAFGYRLLDPDAAFGELLEPMIGIGVALILFEGGLTLNLRELRHSGDAVWRLATIGVLVGWALGAVAGFYVAGLVWPVAILFGGILIVTGPTVVIPLLRQANIQPRPASILKWEGIVNDPTGALCAVIAYEYFRKVAESPGASLIEVVPPLIIAAGLAGLIGYAAAWLIAYLFPRGAIPEYLKVPVLFVMVIGVFVLCNKIEHEAGLVAVTVMGIALANMNVSSLRSIHPFKENIAIILVSGIFILLASSLQAEDLQYFNWRFGAFLAVLLFVVRPVTVLLSMIGSNVPWNERLFVAWIAPRGIVLVAISGLFALRLSELGYADGNVLIGLSFAVVVATIIAHGFSVNLVAKLLKIKGESRPGLLIVGSTPWTIALAKEMRALKTPTMVVDNSWQRLSPARREGIPYYHGEILNEATEHNLDLAPYQVLVAATENEAYNALVCNEFAHEIGRDSVYQLGESADDDHRALPESLRGRALFESGFGVSDVQDLQQQGWVFRKTRLTNEYSYEDALEDLPENAHLLMLLRESGTMRFFTHIARPEPRAGDTVISFAPPQVRAPEESANRPRPDRRGSEAQPA encoded by the coding sequence ATGGAATCGCAGGCACTGATGATCGCCACCATCGGCGTGCTGGGTATCGGCGCGCAGTGGATCGCCTGGCGCACCGGCTGGCCGGCGATCGTGCTGATGCTGCTGGCCGGCTTCATCGCCGGGCCGGTGCTGGGTGCCTTCGGATACCGGCTGCTCGATCCCGATGCGGCCTTCGGCGAACTGCTCGAACCGATGATCGGCATCGGCGTTGCACTGATCCTGTTCGAGGGCGGCCTGACGCTCAACCTGCGCGAATTGCGCCATTCGGGCGATGCGGTCTGGCGGCTGGCGACGATCGGTGTGCTGGTCGGTTGGGCCCTGGGTGCAGTCGCGGGGTTCTACGTCGCCGGACTGGTCTGGCCGGTGGCGATCCTGTTCGGCGGCATATTGATCGTGACCGGGCCGACGGTGGTGATCCCTTTGCTGCGGCAGGCCAATATCCAGCCCCGCCCGGCCTCGATCCTCAAGTGGGAAGGCATCGTCAACGACCCCACCGGCGCGCTGTGCGCCGTCATCGCCTATGAATATTTCCGCAAGGTGGCCGAAAGCCCCGGCGCATCGCTGATCGAAGTGGTGCCGCCGCTGATCATCGCCGCCGGGCTGGCGGGCCTGATCGGCTATGCCGCCGCCTGGCTCATCGCCTATCTCTTCCCGCGCGGAGCGATCCCCGAATACCTCAAGGTCCCGGTCCTGTTCGTGATGGTGATCGGTGTCTTCGTGCTCTGCAACAAGATCGAGCACGAGGCCGGTCTGGTCGCGGTGACGGTGATGGGGATCGCGCTCGCCAACATGAATGTGTCGAGCCTGCGCAGCATCCATCCCTTCAAGGAAAACATCGCCATCATCCTTGTCTCGGGCATCTTCATCCTGCTCGCCTCCAGCCTGCAGGCGGAGGACCTGCAATATTTCAACTGGCGCTTCGGCGCATTCCTGGCGGTGCTGCTCTTCGTCGTGCGCCCGGTAACGGTCCTGCTCAGCATGATCGGCAGCAACGTGCCCTGGAACGAGCGGCTCTTCGTCGCCTGGATCGCCCCGCGCGGGATCGTCCTCGTGGCCATCTCCGGCCTCTTCGCGCTGCGGCTGAGCGAACTCGGCTATGCCGACGGAAATGTCTTGATCGGCCTCAGCTTCGCGGTCGTGGTGGCGACCATCATCGCGCACGGCTTCTCCGTCAATCTGGTGGCCAAGCTGCTCAAGATCAAAGGCGAAAGCCGCCCGGGCCTGCTGATCGTCGGCAGTACGCCATGGACGATCGCGCTCGCGAAGGAAATGCGGGCGCTCAAGACACCGACCATGGTCGTCGATAACAGCTGGCAGCGCCTCAGTCCCGCCCGGCGCGAGGGCATCCCCTATTATCACGGAGAGATCCTGAACGAGGCGACCGAGCACAATCTCGACCTTGCGCCCTATCAGGTGCTGGTGGCAGCAACCGAGAACGAGGCCTACAACGCCTTGGTCTGCAACGAATTCGCCCACGAAATCGGGCGCGACAGCGTGTACCAGCTGGGCGAGTCGGCCGATGACGATCACCGCGCCTTGCCGGAAAGTCTGCGTGGCCGTGCGCTGTTCGAAAGCGGATTCGGCGTTTCGGATGTGCAGGACCTGCAGCAGCAGGGCTGGGTATTCCGCAAGACGCGTCTCACCAACGAATACAGCTATGAGGATGCGCTCGAGGACTTGCCAGAAAATGCGCACCTGCTGATGCTGTTGCGCGAAAGCGGCACGATGCGCTTTTTCACGCACATCGCCCGGCCCGAACCGCGCGCCGGCGACACCGTCATTTCATTCGCGCCGCCACAGGTGCGCGCTCCCGAAGAGTCCGCAAACCGGCCCAGGCCGGACCGGCGCGGATCGGAGGCGCAACCGGCATGA
- a CDS encoding OmpA family protein, with translation MFRFTPILLTAALLSACQSEPAPDDVPDPDGEEVIGPSPEEPVSIIRPDIEEAVLIPLEPLNTTISFADSGTDLTPEAVAELETLVESRQVTEGGPITIGGHSDAGGNDAVNMRVSLRRAEAVRDWLVARGVDEGRITVIAFGEQNPVEPNALPDGQPNEDGRAANRRVEIRVDVPEGMMVEATPTPQATPSAAPVD, from the coding sequence ATGTTTCGCTTCACCCCGATCCTGTTGACCGCAGCCTTGCTCTCGGCGTGCCAGTCAGAGCCTGCGCCCGATGATGTGCCCGATCCCGACGGCGAGGAAGTCATCGGGCCGAGTCCGGAAGAGCCCGTCTCGATCATCCGTCCGGATATCGAGGAAGCGGTGCTGATCCCGCTCGAGCCGCTGAACACGACGATCAGTTTCGCCGACAGCGGAACCGACCTGACCCCGGAAGCGGTCGCCGAACTCGAAACGCTGGTCGAAAGCCGCCAGGTGACCGAAGGCGGCCCGATCACCATCGGCGGCCACAGCGATGCGGGTGGTAACGATGCCGTCAACATGCGCGTCTCGCTCCGGCGCGCCGAGGCCGTGCGCGATTGGCTGGTCGCAAGGGGCGTCGACGAAGGGCGGATTACCGTCATCGCATTCGGGGAGCAGAACCCGGTCGAACCCAATGCGCTGCCCGATGGCCAGCCCAACGAGGACGGGCGCGCCGCCAACCGCCGCGTCGAAATCCGCGTCGATGTGCCCGAAGGCATGATGGTCGAAGCGACGCCGACACCCCAGGCGACGCCGTCGGCAGCGCCGGTAGACTAG
- a CDS encoding 3'(2'),5'-bisphosphate nucleotidase CysQ: MTENLSTELSDGEFAARLAQQAGAILLDIRAAGELAGKALGQAGDEAANAFICNAIRTYRPDDALLSEEEKDNPARCDRSRVWIVDPVDGTREYGEARSDWAVHVGLAVDGAASLGAVALPGLDGGVVLRSDEPRSLPAAPDRPRMVVSRTRPAAEAVAVAELLGAELVPMGSAGAKAMAVVRGEAEIYLHSGGQYEWDNCAPVAVAEAHGLFCSRIDGSPLHYNRRDPYLPDLLICRPEWTGRVFAALGKP, translated from the coding sequence ATGACGGAAAACCTATCGACCGAGCTGAGCGACGGAGAGTTTGCCGCGCGCCTGGCGCAGCAAGCGGGCGCAATCCTGCTCGATATCCGTGCTGCGGGCGAACTCGCAGGCAAGGCGCTGGGCCAGGCAGGCGACGAGGCGGCCAATGCCTTTATCTGCAATGCGATCCGGACGTATCGCCCTGACGACGCCTTGCTTTCCGAAGAAGAGAAGGACAACCCGGCCCGCTGCGATCGCTCGCGCGTGTGGATTGTCGATCCCGTCGACGGCACGCGCGAATATGGCGAAGCACGCAGCGACTGGGCGGTCCATGTCGGGTTGGCGGTCGACGGCGCGGCGAGCCTCGGCGCGGTGGCCCTGCCCGGCCTCGACGGCGGCGTGGTGCTCCGTTCGGACGAACCACGGAGTCTGCCCGCAGCGCCGGATCGGCCCCGCATGGTGGTGAGCCGGACGCGACCGGCCGCCGAGGCGGTCGCGGTCGCGGAACTGCTAGGCGCGGAACTGGTGCCGATGGGATCGGCGGGCGCCAAGGCCATGGCGGTGGTGCGCGGCGAGGCGGAAATCTACCTGCATTCGGGCGGGCAATACGAATGGGACAATTGCGCGCCGGTAGCCGTGGCGGAAGCGCACGGCCTGTTCTGTTCGCGCATCGACGGTTCGCCGCTGCACTACAACCGGCGCGATCCCTATCTGCCCGATCTGCTGATCTGCCGCCCGGAATGGACCGGGCGGGTATTTGCGGCGCTGGGCAAGCCCTAG
- the cysN gene encoding sulfate adenylyltransferase subunit CysN, which produces MTGEDVKLTDQSFQPESLIGEDIAAYLHAQQHKQMLRFITCGSVDDGKSTLIGRLLYDSKMIFEDQLAALESDSIKHGTQGQEIDFALLVDGLAAEREQGITIDVAYRFFSTDKRKFIVADTPGHEQYTRNMVTGASTADLAVILVDARKGVLEQTKRHSFLVHLLGIRHVVLAVNKMDLVDYDQATFDGIVRDYADFAEEIGVEAFTAIPISGFKGDNITPGDNGAPSPNTPWYEGPSLIHHLETIEIANTRAQERSFRMPVQWVNRPNLDFRGFSGIVSDGTIKPGDPVRVVPSGKTSRVKKIVTFDGDLDAAVAGQSVTLTLEDEVDCSRGDVIAAAGDPPEASDQFEATIVWMDEQALKPGRGYWLKLGTQTVTANVQPPKYEICVNTFEHLAAKTLELNDIGVAELRTDRPIAFEAYETSRQLGGFVLIDKFTNATVGAGMIHFSLRRAQNVHWQPTSITREDHSALKNQKPRVLWFTGLSGSGKSTIANEVEKKLALMNRHTFLLDGDNIRHGLNKDLGFTETDRIENIRRIGEVAKLMADAGLIVLTAFISPFRAERRMVREMLPEGEFIEVFVDTPLEVAEARDVKGLYKKARSGQLKNFTGIDSPYEPPENAEIRVNTVEMTPEEAADHIIAAILPLK; this is translated from the coding sequence ATGACGGGTGAAGACGTGAAGCTTACCGACCAATCCTTCCAGCCCGAAAGCCTGATCGGCGAGGACATCGCCGCCTATCTCCACGCGCAGCAGCACAAGCAGATGCTGCGCTTCATCACCTGCGGCAGCGTCGACGATGGCAAGTCGACCCTGATCGGGCGGTTGCTCTACGATTCGAAGATGATCTTCGAAGACCAGCTCGCCGCACTGGAGAGCGACAGCATCAAGCATGGCACGCAGGGGCAGGAGATCGATTTCGCGCTGCTGGTCGATGGCCTCGCCGCCGAGCGAGAACAGGGCATCACCATCGACGTCGCCTACCGCTTTTTCTCGACCGACAAGCGCAAGTTCATCGTTGCCGACACGCCGGGGCACGAACAGTACACGCGCAACATGGTCACCGGGGCTTCGACTGCGGACCTCGCCGTGATCCTCGTCGATGCGCGCAAGGGCGTGCTCGAACAGACCAAGCGGCACAGCTTCCTCGTCCACCTGCTCGGCATCCGCCACGTCGTGCTGGCGGTGAACAAGATGGACCTGGTCGATTACGACCAGGCGACCTTCGACGGCATTGTACGGGATTATGCCGACTTCGCCGAGGAGATTGGCGTCGAGGCGTTCACCGCGATCCCGATCTCGGGCTTCAAGGGCGACAACATCACGCCCGGAGACAATGGGGCACCCTCGCCCAATACGCCGTGGTATGAGGGGCCGAGCCTGATCCACCATCTCGAGACGATCGAGATCGCCAATACGCGCGCGCAGGAGCGCAGCTTTCGCATGCCGGTGCAATGGGTGAACCGGCCCAACCTCGATTTCCGCGGCTTTTCCGGGATTGTCAGCGACGGCACGATCAAGCCGGGCGATCCGGTGCGGGTGGTCCCGAGCGGGAAGACCAGCCGGGTGAAAAAGATCGTCACCTTCGACGGCGATCTGGACGCGGCTGTGGCGGGCCAGTCGGTTACGCTGACGCTGGAAGATGAAGTCGATTGCAGCCGCGGCGACGTGATTGCCGCAGCAGGCGATCCGCCCGAAGCCTCCGACCAGTTCGAAGCGACGATCGTCTGGATGGACGAGCAGGCGCTCAAGCCAGGGCGCGGCTACTGGCTGAAGCTCGGCACGCAGACCGTCACGGCCAATGTCCAGCCGCCCAAATACGAGATCTGCGTCAACACCTTCGAGCATCTCGCGGCGAAGACGCTTGAGCTGAATGATATCGGTGTTGCCGAATTGCGCACCGACCGGCCGATCGCGTTCGAGGCCTACGAGACCAGCCGCCAGCTCGGCGGGTTTGTGCTGATCGACAAGTTCACCAATGCCACCGTGGGCGCGGGCATGATCCACTTCAGCCTGCGCCGGGCGCAGAACGTCCACTGGCAGCCGACCTCGATCACGCGTGAGGACCATTCCGCGCTCAAGAACCAGAAGCCGCGCGTGCTGTGGTTCACCGGGCTATCCGGTTCGGGCAAGTCGACCATCGCCAACGAGGTCGAGAAGAAGCTGGCGCTGATGAACCGCCACACCTTCCTGCTGGACGGCGACAATATCCGCCACGGTCTCAACAAGGACCTGGGCTTTACCGAGACCGACCGGATCGAGAATATCCGCCGCATCGGAGAAGTTGCCAAGCTGATGGCCGATGCCGGGCTGATCGTGCTGACCGCCTTCATCAGCCCTTTCCGCGCCGAACGACGCATGGTGCGCGAGATGCTGCCCGAAGGCGAATTCATCGAAGTGTTCGTCGATACGCCGCTTGAGGTCGCCGAAGCACGCGACGTGAAAGGGCTGTACAAGAAAGCGCGCTCGGGCCAGCTGAAGAACTTCACCGGGATCGACAGCCCCTACGAGCCTCCCGAAAACGCAGAGATTCGCGTCAACACGGTGGAAATGACGCCCGAGGAAGCCGCCGACCATATCATCGCCGCGATCCTGCCGCTCAAGTGA
- the cysD gene encoding sulfate adenylyltransferase subunit CysD translates to MRQHIAAIFGFRSGEFARPSCDGPFQGAKLSFVARRSRESTSALLMTTLLTHLQRLEAEAIHIMREVVAETQNPVMLYSVGKDSSVMLHLARKAFYPAPPPFPMLHVASGWDFRDLLAHRDRTVREYGLELIVAENEEAEEQGINPFDTGSALYSQAQLTDPLKRALNEHGFDAAFGGGRRDEEKARAKERIFSFRNAAHRWDPKNQRPELWNLYNTRKKDGESIRVFPLSNWTELDIWQYIMAEQIDIVPLYYASRRPTVMRDGTLLVVDDERFRFEVGEQAVERTVRFRTLGCYPLTGAVESEATELSDIIQEMLLATGSERMGRAIDKGESASMEAKKQEGYF, encoded by the coding sequence CTGCGTCAACATATAGCGGCAATATTCGGTTTTCGAAGCGGCGAATTTGCCCGCCCGTCTTGTGACGGCCCATTCCAAGGTGCAAAGCTTTCCTTTGTTGCGCGACGCTCAAGGGAATCTACCTCCGCCCTCCTGATGACCACGCTCCTGACCCATCTCCAGCGGCTCGAGGCCGAGGCGATCCACATCATGCGCGAAGTGGTGGCCGAAACGCAGAACCCGGTCATGCTCTATTCGGTGGGCAAGGACAGCTCGGTGATGCTGCACCTGGCGCGCAAGGCCTTCTACCCGGCCCCGCCGCCTTTCCCGATGCTGCATGTCGCCAGCGGCTGGGATTTCCGGGACCTGCTCGCCCATCGCGACCGCACGGTTCGGGAATACGGGCTGGAGCTGATCGTCGCCGAGAACGAAGAAGCCGAAGAGCAAGGCATAAATCCCTTCGACACCGGCTCGGCGCTCTACAGCCAGGCGCAGTTGACCGACCCGCTCAAGCGCGCGCTCAATGAACACGGCTTCGACGCGGCCTTCGGCGGCGGTCGGCGCGACGAGGAAAAAGCGCGCGCCAAGGAGCGTATCTTCAGCTTCCGCAACGCCGCGCATCGCTGGGACCCGAAGAACCAGCGGCCCGAGCTGTGGAACCTCTACAACACGCGCAAGAAGGACGGCGAGAGCATCCGCGTCTTCCCGCTCTCCAACTGGACCGAGCTCGATATCTGGCAATATATCATGGCCGAGCAGATCGATATCGTGCCGCTCTATTATGCTTCGCGGCGACCCACCGTGATGCGCGACGGCACGCTGCTGGTCGTCGATGACGAGCGCTTCCGGTTCGAGGTTGGCGAGCAAGCGGTCGAACGCACCGTGCGTTTTCGGACGCTGGGCTGCTACCCGCTGACCGGGGCCGTCGAAAGCGAGGCAACCGAGCTCAGCGACATCATCCAGGAGATGCTGCTCGCGACCGGGTCCGAACGCATGGGCCGCGCGATCGACAAGGGCGAAAGCGCCTCGATGGAAGCCAAGAAGCAGGAGGGATACTTTTGA
- a CDS encoding PilZ domain-containing protein — MPGMVIATPLPPETPHRRRHPRLRTQLPGRIETVAEVLSINLLDISASGARFEVVTFSHRPPPLTAKQTVLLRWADFEKIGQLVWNARRTAGLCFTSRVSPEELLATRLMHDEFVRNGGHEREARESARTWVTGHG; from the coding sequence ATGCCCGGTATGGTTATCGCAACGCCTCTCCCGCCCGAAACGCCCCACCGGCGCCGCCATCCCCGCCTGCGCACGCAATTGCCCGGCAGGATCGAGACCGTGGCCGAAGTGCTCTCGATCAACCTGCTCGACATTTCGGCAAGCGGCGCGCGCTTCGAAGTCGTCACCTTTAGCCATCGGCCACCGCCGCTTACGGCGAAGCAGACCGTGCTGCTGAGATGGGCCGATTTCGAGAAGATCGGCCAGCTGGTCTGGAACGCCCGGCGCACCGCCGGGCTCTGCTTCACGAGCCGGGTCTCGCCGGAGGAATTGCTCGCCACGCGCCTCATGCATGACGAGTTCGTTCGCAATGGCGGCCACGAGCGTGAAGCGCGCGAGTCGGCCAGGACCTGGGTTACAGGCCACGGCTGA
- a CDS encoding M48 family metalloprotease, translating to MWKASVAALALSAGIVGFAAPAQAQCLPMMCGFSEKGKKGPFVANEVKPKKLAKADATIEQSKADGSLAAGSIDRGDLHGAGLHMPQTELALEALVESLRPHWPYRQPGPIDVKIVASYSFSPLAHADNVIVVPLGALLRAETDDEVAWLMGHEFSHLALGHFERHAKARKREKFIGNAVSLMQGGAAIASSRYSFGSNGLQQRGTDQKLLQKLSSGIYTKSEDLRLVSALLNDVFSRKQEDQADVAGLDLAMAAGFSDSGASLAIEELGKDDEQRKNLFAAIGDDMAEFGKLEGGRLLLAATQRGGNLKAQGGSLVDNLLGNLKTIAVNKLVDHYTATHRPAEPRREGVLAYHERAYPEGELRDTTSEWLDALKANPEVVPAQAMLDARVSALALLQEGKANEAVAVLKPAMEGVYGSNPLLLNTAAQIYAEAGDRAGAEAIYSRAMGLQNTPDNPYLAQSRTGFVDHVTLLVSMGNIAKANEVIAKGTERFGDDHAFLPQKIRIAMKTRDMDQLVGTMARCTDIGDPALSADCEYALLGPEADAAYAVLTPLERAEIDKQRGMAKQKAQTGGFLKAVTGGLKSLGGGSQ from the coding sequence ATGTGGAAGGCAAGTGTCGCAGCGCTCGCGTTGAGCGCAGGGATCGTCGGATTTGCGGCTCCGGCACAGGCGCAATGCCTGCCGATGATGTGCGGGTTCAGCGAGAAGGGCAAGAAGGGCCCGTTCGTCGCGAATGAGGTCAAGCCCAAGAAGCTTGCAAAGGCCGATGCGACGATCGAGCAATCGAAGGCCGACGGCTCGCTCGCAGCCGGGTCGATCGACCGCGGGGACCTGCACGGGGCCGGGCTGCACATGCCGCAAACCGAACTGGCACTGGAAGCGCTGGTGGAAAGCCTGCGGCCGCACTGGCCCTATCGCCAGCCCGGCCCGATAGACGTCAAGATCGTCGCCTCCTACAGCTTCTCTCCGCTGGCCCACGCCGATAACGTGATCGTCGTGCCGCTGGGCGCCCTGCTCCGGGCGGAGACCGACGACGAGGTCGCCTGGCTCATGGGGCATGAGTTCAGCCATCTCGCGCTGGGACATTTCGAGCGGCATGCCAAAGCCCGCAAGCGCGAGAAATTCATCGGCAACGCCGTATCGCTGATGCAAGGCGGCGCGGCCATCGCGAGCTCACGCTATTCGTTCGGAAGCAATGGCCTGCAGCAGCGCGGCACCGACCAGAAATTGCTGCAGAAACTTTCCTCCGGCATCTACACCAAGTCGGAAGACCTGCGTCTGGTGTCTGCCCTGCTGAACGATGTCTTCTCGCGCAAGCAGGAAGACCAGGCTGACGTTGCAGGCCTCGACCTGGCGATGGCGGCAGGCTTTTCGGACAGCGGTGCCAGCCTGGCGATCGAAGAACTCGGCAAGGACGACGAGCAGCGCAAGAACCTGTTCGCCGCGATCGGCGACGACATGGCCGAGTTCGGCAAGCTCGAAGGCGGTCGCCTGCTGCTCGCCGCCACGCAACGCGGCGGCAATCTGAAGGCACAGGGCGGCAGCCTCGTCGACAACCTGCTTGGCAACCTCAAGACCATTGCGGTCAACAAGCTCGTCGATCACTATACCGCGACCCATCGCCCGGCGGAGCCGCGCCGCGAAGGGGTGCTGGCCTATCACGAGCGCGCCTATCCCGAAGGCGAGCTGCGCGACACCACCAGCGAATGGCTCGACGCGCTCAAGGCCAATCCCGAAGTCGTACCGGCCCAGGCAATGCTCGATGCGCGCGTATCGGCATTGGCGCTCCTCCAGGAAGGCAAGGCCAACGAAGCCGTTGCGGTGCTCAAGCCAGCGATGGAGGGCGTCTATGGCAGCAATCCGCTGCTGCTGAACACGGCCGCGCAGATCTATGCCGAGGCAGGCGACAGGGCCGGGGCGGAAGCCATCTATTCGCGCGCGATGGGCCTGCAGAATACCCCCGATAACCCCTATCTGGCACAGAGCCGCACCGGCTTCGTGGACCATGTCACACTGCTGGTCTCCATGGGCAATATTGCCAAGGCGAACGAAGTCATCGCCAAGGGCACGGAGCGGTTCGGCGACGACCACGCCTTCCTGCCGCAGAAGATCCGTATCGCGATGAAGACGCGCGACATGGACCAGCTCGTCGGCACCATGGCGCGTTGTACCGATATCGGAGATCCTGCGCTGTCCGCCGATTGCGAATATGCCCTGCTCGGCCCCGAGGCGGATGCGGCCTATGCCGTGCTCACCCCGCTGGAGCGCGCCGAAATCGACAAACAGCGCGGCATGGCCAAGCAGAAGGCGCAGACGGGCGGATTTCTCAAGGCCGTCACCGGCGGTCTCAAGAGCCTCGGCGGTGGGTCCCAATAA